The Pseudomonas benzenivorans region GAGTGTAACGGTCGAATAGTCCGCGCTGGCCTGGGGTGAAATGGCGGATGGACGTGCAGTTCCATCCCGCCATTTCGACCCGGCCAGTGACGATGTCGGCCTCACTGCAGCCGAGCAGGACGCCGGTGCAGGGCGTGGCTCATGGTCCTTACTTGATCCCCAGGTGGCGCAGCGCAGCGGGTTGGTAGTCGCTCTTGGACGCGCGGAAGCCGAACTCGATGGGATGCTGGGCATCGACCAGCAGGCCATAGATCAGGTATCTGGAGCTGGTCAGGTCATAAATGGCTTCCGCCGCATACCAGGGGGTATCGGCATAATGGAACTGCACGTGGAAGCCTTCGGAAAAGCGCCACAACTCGCCGCGATTGTCGTATTGCTCGGCCAAGGCGATCTGCCAGGTATCCTCATCCAAGTAGAGCACGCGCTTGCTGTAGATATGGCGCATCCCGGCCTTCAGCGTGCCAACCACTTTCCATACCCGATGCTTCTCATAGCGGGTCAGGTTCTGGTTGATATGGCCCTTGCCGGCAACATCGGCGACCGAGAGTGACGGGTCGGTCAGTCGGTAGTTGTTGTAGGGAATGTAAATCTCCTGTTTCCCCTCGAGTTTCCAGTCGTAGCGATCCGGTGATCCGGAATACATGTCCGCGTTATCGGAGGTGCGCAGCCCGTCGGCGGCCGTGCCGGGACCATCGTAGGCCACCTGGGGCGCGCGCCTCACCCGGCGCTGGCCGGCGTTGTACATCCAGGCGAGACGCGGCTGCTCGACCTGGTTGACGGTTTCATGAACCAACAAGATGTTTCCGGCGAGCCGGGACGGCGCTACGACGGCCTGTCTGGCGTAAAGCATCACGTTCTTGTCGGCGACCTCGTCGTAGCCATCGAGCTTTTCCGGCCAGACGACCTGTTCGTTGATTCTGACTTCGCTGTAGCTGCCATTGGCCTGGGTGACGACCTGCACCTGATCACGCAGCAGACTTCCGCCGCGGTAGCGCATGAAATGATTCCAGACGGCTTCGAGGCCATTCTTGGGCGAGGGGAAGGGGTAGTAGCCCTTGTATCCCTCCACGCCATTGGCATCGCTGCTCAACTTTGCGTTGAGCGCGTTGTACTTCGCCGCCTCCTGCACGGACGCCGGCAACACGGCGGTTCGATGCGATGGGTAGACGTCGAGAAAGTAGCTGTCCGGGTAGCGCTGCAGCATGGCAACCTGGCCATCGGTTAGATGGGCCTTGTGCGCGTGGACGTTGTCGGCCGCAATGCGCAGGATCGCCGACTCGCCCGCAAACGGATCGGACAGGCCCGGGCCGGCAGCCTTGAAGTCGCCGGTCCAGGCCGGAATCGATCCGTCTGCGTTGGCCGCGACTTCGGCACCCACGGCGGTAAGTTCCTGGGCCTGGGCAGAGAGACAACCGAGCAGCAGCAAAGAAGGCAGAAAAGTATTCTTCATATTATTTAACCTGCAGTTCATCGATTTTCGCGGCCGCCTGTTGCAGATATTTCGGGCTGACGCTGCCGGATAGCCGTTGCGCATAGGCAAACCAGCTATAGGCCAATTGCGCATGCTGCATGGCCTGTTGCTGATCCTTCTCGGCGGCATTCAGGTGACACTCTCCGGCCGTAATGGCCAGGCTACTGCTGATCAGTTCCTTATCGATTTCATTGGTAAGGCAGACCGGTTCGACGGGCTCCTGACTCGCCGAGGCGTAGCCGACGAAGGCCGCCATGGTCACGGCCACGAGGCTGGGGTACAGCATTCTGCTCATGTCGATCGCTCCAAGGGTTTGACTTGCGGAGTACGAGGTTCCATCATAGAACCATGAACACCATAGGTTTCATTATAGAACCTGTCAAGGGCTTCAGAGCCTTGGGTAATTTCGTTAAATTTCAGATGGTTAGGTGTTGAGTCATGGAGAGAGTGAGCTTCGAAGGGCGAAACTGCTCGTTGGCGCGGTCGTTGGACATCCTCGGCGACTGGTGGAACGTGCTGATCGTCAGGGAGGCGCTATGGGGAACCACCAAGTTCGATGAGTTTCAACGCAACCTGGGCATGTCCAAGAGCATCCTGTCCAAGCGCCTGAAACTGCTGCTCGAACATGAGGTTCTGCGGAAGCAGAACCAGGGCGGCAGCGTCGACTACTACCTCACGGAAAAGGGGCAGGAGGTCAACACCATCATCATGAGCATGTTGCAATGGGGGGACCGCTGGTACCCGCATGAAGAAGGGCCGCCCGTGTTGTTGGTCAACAAGAAAACCGGCTTGCCGCTGACGCGCGCAAGGTTCTATGACCAGGAGGGCAATGAAGTGAGCCCGAACGACGTCGGCATCTGTGACGGGCCGGGCGCCAATGCGCAAACCCGCGAAAGGATTCGCCAGATCCACCAGAAGAAGAGCCGCGCCTGATGCCGGCGCCGGCCCGTGAGTAGCGCCCCGCTGGCGCTGCCGATGCCGGACAGCTGGCGGCGGAGGGGCTGCGGGTTTAGAACGAGTGGCTCAGCAGCAGGCCACCGCCGGCGTCGGGGCTGGCATCGGAAAAGCCTTTGAGCGCATAGAGCTGGACCTTCCAGGACGGGCCGAGCCTCTGGGTCAGAAACAGGGTGAGCTCCTGGATCTCGTCGCCGTTGGCGGTCACCTTCTGCCGCCAGTCGTAGGCCACGCCCAGGTAGGTCGCCGGCGCGAGTCTGCCGACCAGGCCCAGGGAGGCGAAGAGCGGATCGCGCAGGTCGGTGTCCGCGGGGTCGCCGAACTTCTTCCAGCCCAGGGTGGCGAAACCGCTGATCGCGCCGAAGGCCCGGGCGACATCGAGCTGGGCGGAGTAGTCGGTCTTGCCGGTTCCCAGGCAGTGGTCTTCGTCGGCCGTCGGCAGCTTGACCTTGCCGACCAGGTCCAGCATCAGCCCGCTACTCCCGCTGCCATCGAGCAGGGCGTAACCGGCGCTGGCCACAGTGTCGCCCAGGCCGCTCTCGACGCGGCCGCAGCTTCCGGATAGGGGTTCGCCATCCGGCCCCACCGAGGGATTGGTGATACGCAGGTAGGGGACGGTCAGCTTGTAGAGCATGGGGCCGGTTTCGTACCTGGCGATCACCGGGACATACCAGGTCT contains the following coding sequences:
- a CDS encoding DUF1329 domain-containing protein, translating into MKNTFLPSLLLLGCLSAQAQELTAVGAEVAANADGSIPAWTGDFKAAGPGLSDPFAGESAILRIAADNVHAHKAHLTDGQVAMLQRYPDSYFLDVYPSHRTAVLPASVQEAAKYNALNAKLSSDANGVEGYKGYYPFPSPKNGLEAVWNHFMRYRGGSLLRDQVQVVTQANGSYSEVRINEQVVWPEKLDGYDEVADKNVMLYARQAVVAPSRLAGNILLVHETVNQVEQPRLAWMYNAGQRRVRRAPQVAYDGPGTAADGLRTSDNADMYSGSPDRYDWKLEGKQEIYIPYNNYRLTDPSLSVADVAGKGHINQNLTRYEKHRVWKVVGTLKAGMRHIYSKRVLYLDEDTWQIALAEQYDNRGELWRFSEGFHVQFHYADTPWYAAEAIYDLTSSRYLIYGLLVDAQHPIEFGFRASKSDYQPAALRHLGIK
- a CDS encoding winged helix-turn-helix transcriptional regulator, whose translation is MERVSFEGRNCSLARSLDILGDWWNVLIVREALWGTTKFDEFQRNLGMSKSILSKRLKLLLEHEVLRKQNQGGSVDYYLTEKGQEVNTIIMSMLQWGDRWYPHEEGPPVLLVNKKTGLPLTRARFYDQEGNEVSPNDVGICDGPGANAQTRERIRQIHQKKSRA